A stretch of DNA from Synergistaceae bacterium:
GATAGCCCGCCTTGATAAAGCGTTTTGCGCCCTCGATAGCCCATGCCAGCGCCGCCCCGCCCGCGTGACGGAATAAGTAGTCGGAATAGTTCTTAATGTCCGCTTGTCCCTCTATAACCGCGTCAAAGGGCAGGACGATAATTCGCCGCCACGTTCCCGCGTCGCTGCTGCCTATGCGCGGCAGATGATTTGTATATAGAACGGTTGTATGGGACGGCTCGAACGTGAACGGCGTTTTGTATTTCTGTTCGCCTAAAATCTTGTCGGTTGAGCATATTTTCTTGACAAACGCAGCGTCAAGGCGGGTTCCTTCTTCCAGTTCCGGGGCAACGATTAAACGCTTGCCGCGCAGTTCCGCAAGTTCCCAGTTCTTGCCGTTCTTGCGCCCGGTCGTGAGCGTTTCGGCGCTTATCTGTCCGGCATAGTCGCCCAATATCCGCGCTTTCGTATTGTAATAGGTTGATTTGCCATTTTTGCCGCCGCCGTATGCGATAATCAGGTTTTCGCAGAATACCCGCCCTATGAGTTCCTCGCCCGTCGTAAGCTGCAAATATTCGGCAAGGTCGGGTCGATTGCAGGTTATAACCCTTATAAAGTCCTGCCATATGTCCGCGCCCTCATTTGACGGGGCAACGGCGGTTATCTTGGTATGGTAGCTTTCGGGGTTGTGGGGCTTGATTTCGCCCGTTCTTAAATCAACCTCGCCGCCCGGCGTGTTGAGTATAAAGCCGTTTGCGTCAAGTGCCGAAACGCTGATTTCAAGGGGCGTTTGGGCTTCTTTCATAACCCCTGATATTTCCTTGCTGTTACGGCGTTTGAGTATGAACGATTGATACGCCATAATCGGGGCATAGTTCTTTTTTGCTACGGCAAGCGTCCGGGTCGCTTTCAGTTTATCCGCGTTGCTGCCGCCTTGTTTTGCCGCCTGTACCGCTTCTTCCGCTCGTTCAAGGGCTTTGCTTGCCGCTATGTATGCGGGCGCATTTTCTGCAAGTTGCCGTTCCGTCAGGTCGTGCAGACAGCCACGGGCGCGGGCGGCGTTTTCTTCCCATACCTGCCCGGAATAGACAATGTAGTTTGTCGCCGGACTGTGCCGCAGACAGTCGCCGCATTCCCGCGCCAGTATCAGGGCTTCGCCTACGTCGGTTAAGTCGGCGGGCTTTAAGTTGAAGTCGCTTTGAGTGTCAAGGAAATATTTGTCGGGGTCATAATCGGGATTATTCTTAATGTCTTTCTCAAATTTGCCTAACGCGCTTTTATAGCATTTTTCAGACTGTCCGGGGTCAAGTTCCCCCTCGCAAAGGGATACTAACCTTTCGTATTCCTGCCGTGCGTCCTCCGTGTCCCCGCCGTAACGCTTTATCAGGCACAACGCCCCGACATTCAAAGTATTGTCGCGCTCCCCCTCGGGTATTGTTAAACCCTCGGAAAGTATCCGGCGAATTTTGGCGGCGTTGCTTTCGCTCGGTTTTGAGCGGAAGTCCCGCATAAATTCGGTTAGGTTCATCGTGCCGGGCGTATAGATAACCTGCGGGCTTTCTACCCCAAAATTAAGCTGCGCCGGGCTTTTAACTATTCCGTCAAAGTAGAGTTCCGGGAACGCTGCTATAAGCCGCTCCATTAAGGCGGCGTATTCTTTTACGTCCGTTATAAATTCCGTTGGGAATATATAATGCTCTTTCGGTCGCGGTGAACGTCCGTCTTTTTCTTTCATATTGTTTCTGCTCGGATACCAATAGAACGCCACGCCCGGCATAGCGGCTATAACGTTGTTATGGTCGCGCCATTCTCCGGGGTCGTCGCTGTGCGTGTTATCAATATCCGCAAGAATACAATTAGCCTTTTGAAAGTTTTCGCCCGTTCTATAACCGCCCTTGTATAGTCCGGGGCAATTATCAAACTCGACGGCGGCGGCAAGGGCTGCGGTGTCGCCGGGCTTGATTGCTACGGCTTTTATAAATCCGCTCGGATTGTCGCCTATGCCACGACGCCCGGGGGCTTGCCATATGGTTATATCAAAGTTTGGCATTGTACCGTTCGCCGCCTTTCTGTAAATAGTCCTCGAATACTTGCCGGACGATATAGCACCGTTTACCGACTTGGATAACGGGGAACGCTCCGCGCTTCGTCAGCGTCCGTATGGCATATTCGGGAAAGCCGTATTCCCGCGCCGCTTGCCTTATTGTCATAATCGTTTTTGTATCTGTTTCCACGACTAACCCCTCCGATAAACTCATTTCTCTTGACTACATTATACCACAACACAATTGAGATAGCAATAGTAGAACGCAAATGAATTTTGTTTTCCTTAACTATTGACAGCACAACGCAATTGAGTTATACTATCGTTAGGTAACGTAAAGGAGTGTTGAGTTATGAATACAGTCGGTGAACGGCTTAAAGCTGCAAGAATGAAAAAAGGGTTGAAGCAATCGGAAGTTGCCGCCGTTTTGAAGTGTGCGCCTACGTCTTTAACGAATTGGGAAAACGGCAAAATACAGCCGTCGTTTGAAATACTTGCGCGGTTATGTGAAGTTCTTGAAATTTCTCCGCTTGACTTGCTCGACAGGCAATATCTTTATGATGATATTGTGGAGATTTCAGCAAAACCACTATATGAACGGACTTATGAAGAAACGATTGCGCTTAACTTCACTCGTTTCAGCCTGCAAGAGCAAATACAAGCCGAACGCGACAACGTGGACTATATAGAGCAACGGACAGGGTTATCAACCGCCGCCGCCGCCGCACTCACGGGAAAAGGCACTTTTGATTATGTGCTGCGTGATGTTGAAAACGATGAATACGCCGATAAAATTACCTCTGTGGGGCTTGATGGTCTTAACCGTCTGTTATCCGCACCGCAAGGGTTGAGGGCGTTAGAATCAATCGCCTATATACTCAATTCAGGTACTTTCCGTTTTGCAGACGGCTCAAAGACTGTCCGAATTGAAACAGGGGCATATGCCGACAACTGGGGCAAAACAAACCCGGCGATGTACATTACCGCCGATATGGTTCAAAGCATTCACCGCGACGAATTGTTACGCTTGCTTGACGCAATAAAAACGCACCCGTCTAAAGAAGAATTGGAAGCAGCAAAAAAAGAGTTCCGCGATGATATGAGTAAACGTAAAGGGGGTTAAAGTTCATGGCTTCTATCCGTAAAAGGGGCGATACATTCACGATAACCGCCTATATGGGTTATGATGATACGGGCAAGCAGCAAAAGAAAACGACGACATACCGCCCGCCGGACGGCGTGACAAGCGGTAAAGCGGAAAAGTTGGCGCGGGAATATGCCGTCAAGTGGGAAGATAAAATACGGGGTTTTGTCGCCCTTGATGAAAACAGGACGCTTTCAGAATTGGCGCAATGGTATTATGAAACTATCGCCCCGAATACCTTAAAGCCGAATATCCTAAAAGGTTATAAGCAAGGCATATATAACCACATTATCCCGCGCATAGGACGGGTCAAGCTGAAAGACATAACCCCGCAAATGCTCGACAGCCTTTTCCGTGAGTTGCAGACAAGCGGCAATCTTGAACGCTCTTTCAAACTAAAGGACAATACAATATTTGATGAATACGGCAAAGAGAAATTTATCAAGGACAAGGGGATTGAACGCGGTACTTTTTATAGGGTTTTACGCGGCGAAACGTGCAGACAGAAAACCGCCGAAAAGATAGCCGCCGCCCTCTGCATGACGCTTGAAAAGGTATTTGACGATGTGACAGAGAACAAGGGAATGTCGGGCGCGTCCGTCAACAAGCTGAAACTCAACCTTTCCG
This window harbors:
- a CDS encoding DNA primase; protein product: MPNFDITIWQAPGRRGIGDNPSGFIKAVAIKPGDTAALAAAVEFDNCPGLYKGGYRTGENFQKANCILADIDNTHSDDPGEWRDHNNVIAAMPGVAFYWYPSRNNMKEKDGRSPRPKEHYIFPTEFITDVKEYAALMERLIAAFPELYFDGIVKSPAQLNFGVESPQVIYTPGTMNLTEFMRDFRSKPSESNAAKIRRILSEGLTIPEGERDNTLNVGALCLIKRYGGDTEDARQEYERLVSLCEGELDPGQSEKCYKSALGKFEKDIKNNPDYDPDKYFLDTQSDFNLKPADLTDVGEALILARECGDCLRHSPATNYIVYSGQVWEENAARARGCLHDLTERQLAENAPAYIAASKALERAEEAVQAAKQGGSNADKLKATRTLAVAKKNYAPIMAYQSFILKRRNSKEISGVMKEAQTPLEISVSALDANGFILNTPGGEVDLRTGEIKPHNPESYHTKITAVAPSNEGADIWQDFIRVITCNRPDLAEYLQLTTGEELIGRVFCENLIIAYGGGKNGKSTYYNTKARILGDYAGQISAETLTTGRKNGKNWELAELRGKRLIVAPELEEGTRLDAAFVKKICSTDKILGEQKYKTPFTFEPSHTTVLYTNHLPRIGSSDAGTWRRIIVLPFDAVIEGQADIKNYSDYLFRHAGGAALAWAIEGAKRFIKAGYHITPPECVKGAVESYREANDWLSNFLSECCEVDKRYKEKSGELYREYRVYCERTGEYIRSAQDFKAAVEGAGFETRRTNQGVFYYGFRLVSEFLRGA
- a CDS encoding helix-turn-helix domain-containing protein, with the protein product METDTKTIMTIRQAAREYGFPEYAIRTLTKRGAFPVIQVGKRCYIVRQVFEDYLQKGGERYNAKL
- a CDS encoding helix-turn-helix transcriptional regulator, which translates into the protein MNTVGERLKAARMKKGLKQSEVAAVLKCAPTSLTNWENGKIQPSFEILARLCEVLEISPLDLLDRQYLYDDIVEISAKPLYERTYEETIALNFTRFSLQEQIQAERDNVDYIEQRTGLSTAAAAALTGKGTFDYVLRDVENDEYADKITSVGLDGLNRLLSAPQGLRALESIAYILNSGTFRFADGSKTVRIETGAYADNWGKTNPAMYITADMVQSIHRDELLRLLDAIKTHPSKEELEAAKKEFRDDMSKRKGG